The following DNA comes from Teredinibacter haidensis.
CATATAGCATTGGCTGCAGCAACATCGGCATTCTTTTTAAGCGACAAATGAATATCCAAATAATCCTTCTGCAACGCAGCGACTTTCCCGGCATTATCGCAATAGGACAATATTTCATCCGCGAGATTTTCCGCCGTTGCCTGGTCTTGTAATAATTCTGGAACCAGCATCCTCCCCGCCAATAAATTCGGCAAGCCAACAAACGGACTTTTAACTAATCGCCGTAAAATCATCCAGGACAAGCTCGCCATTTTATAGGCGATAACCATGGGTTTTTTTAGCAATAGAGCCTCTAACGTCGTGGTGCCAGAAGCCATTAGTACAACATCAGATGCCGCCATAACGTCGTGAGACTGCTTCAAGAAAAGCGTTACGGGCAGCTGAGGAAAAGCCTGGAGAACATCGTCGATTTGATGCTGGCGTGACTCATTGGCTGCTGCCATCAAAAAACGTAACTGAGGATTTTTTTGCACGCAAATAGTTGCCGCCTGAAAAAATGTTTCGGCCAGATACGCGACTTCGGCCGCACGACTACCGGGAAGCAACGCGATGGTTTTGAGTGCAGGAGCGTCCGGCAGTTTTAATTTTTTCTGCGCGGCCCCCTGGTCAATGTCTAACGGAATCTCATCGGCTAGCGTATGGCCTACACAGGCAACCGTTACATCGTGCTCGCTATAAAATTGTGCTTCGAAGGGAAATAACGTGAGCATAAGATCGACAGCTCGCGCTATCTTTTTAACGCGGCCTTGTCGCCATGCCCAAACAGAAGGGCTAACATAGTGTGCGGTTACCACTCCCGCATTACGCAGTTTTTCTTCCAGTGTGAGATTAAAATCCGGAGCGTCAATTCCGATAAAAATATCCGGTGGATTTTCACTAAAGTAAACACGCAACTGTTTACGAATGGAAAGCAGCTCCGGCAATCGTTTCAGAGGTTCAACTAACCCCATAACCGCCAGGCGCTCCATATTGTGGAGAGAACGAAAACCCATGGCCAACATTCGCGGCCCGCCCACCCCCTCAAAAACGCAATCGGGAAAGCGACGCTGCAATTCGGACATTAAGCCAGCGCCAAGAATATCGCCAGAGGCTTCGCCAACAACAATGCCCACACGCCTAAGTGATACCGAAGCAGCAGAGCCCTGCCCACTCATTAGCGAACAATTCCTCGCGTCGAAGATTTTAAGGATTCAATTAAAACGCTCAGGCTACCGGTAGAAGCCGCTAATGACTCAAGCTCCTCAATCGCCTTCTCCAGCGTCAGTCCACGGCGATAGACCGTTTTGAACGCTTTATTTAACTGGGAAATTTCGTCTTTTGAGAAGCCTCGGCGCTTCAAACCTTCCATATTAATGCTGCGTGCCGCGCCAGGCGCTCCCGTCACAACCACGTAGGCTGGAATATCCTTACCAACTGCGCTACCCATACCGGTAAAAGCGTGGGCACCAATATGACAAAACTGATGAACCAGTGTGTATCCGCTAAGAATCGCCCAATCACCAACGACAACATGTCCTGCCAGGGCAGCATTATTGACCAGAATACAGTGATTACCAATAATGCTGTCGTGGCCTATATGCACATAAGCCATCAGCAAATTATCATTGCCGATGGTCGTTTCACTGCGATCCTGCACGGTGCCCCGATGAATAGTGACGCCTTCGCGGATAATATTATTGTCACCAATAACTAAACGGGTGGGTTCTCCGTTGTATTTTAAATCTGGAGTATCTTCACCCACCGAAGAAAATTGATAAATCTTGTTGTTTTTTCCGATTCGGGTGGGCCCCTTAATAATTACATGGGATGCGACAACAGTCCCTTCATCGATGCTCACATCGGGACCAATAACACTCCACGGCCCAATCTCCACCCCAGGGGCAATATCCGCGCCGGGGTCAACAAGTGCTTGTGAGTGAATACGACTTTCTGTCATAGCAGGCTTTCCACCAAATAGCATCTAACGAATGTTTAGAGCGTTAACCTACAGCTCTATCAGCACACATAATAGTTGCACATGCCACCAACTGATCATCGACTTTAGCAATACAATCAAACTTCCAGATACCGCGTTTTACCGAAACAATTTTAGCTTCAAAGTACACTCTATCACCGGGCACAACCTGACGCTTAAAACGCACTTTGTCCGCGCCTGCGTACAAGTAAATCGAACCATCATCAGGTGTTTTATCCATGGTTTTAAAACCGAGAACACCACAGGCCTGCGCCATTGCTTCCAATAAAAGTACACCAGGAAAAACGGGGAAATTGGGGAAATGCCCCTGAAAAACTTCTTCATTCACGGTGACATTTTTGTATGCAACAATTGATTCGCCTTCCACTAAATCGACTACACGATCAATCAATAAAAAGGGATAGCGATGTGGCAAATATTTTTTAATTTCCAATATATCCAACATAAATGAGCCCCCAGTGCCCAAATTTTTCGTAACTCGAAGAAAAGAATAAGGTGATTTATTTAGCGGCTTTTTCCAGATCTTTGATCCGGTTTGCTAGGTCATCCAATTGAGTATAGCGCACAGAGTTTCTACGCCATTTCCTCACATCTTGCATGGGTGGAGTGGAAGCATAAGCTCCCGATTCACGTACACCTTTCGTAACAATCGTTCCGCCATGGAAAAAGGTATTATCGGCTATTTCAATATGGCCGTTAATGGCAACAGCACCGGCAATCTGACAATTCTTACCAATAGTCGTACTGCCAGCAATGCCGACACAACCGGCAATGGCAGTCCCCTCACCCACCTTCACCCCGTGGGCGATATGAACGAGGTTATCGATAATAACATTGTCCTCAATAACCGTATCCGTCAGAGCACCTCGGTCAATTGACGTATTAGAGCCAATCTCGACACGACTACCAATGCGCACTCCACCAAGCTGGTGTATTTTTACCCACCCCTGTTGAGAAGGCGCAAAGCCAAAACCGTCTGAGCCTAGAACAGTGCCACTGTGCACAATAACTTTATCGCCGATGGTTACTCCGGCATAAACGGATACATTTGCATGCAGTAAGCAGTTGTCGCCCACGCGGCTGGCGTCGCCAACCGTACAGCCGGCTGAAATTTCGGTATCTTCGCCAATAACGGTGAACTCACCAATAACAGCATTTGGGCCAATACGAGCCGTCGCTGCAACCATGGCACTTTCAGCAACAACTGCCGAGGGATGAATACCAACTGCAACACGCTGCCGGCTTTCGAAAATGCGGCTCAGCTGGGCGTAAGCCATATAAGGGTCCGTTACCAGCAATTTGTTGCCGCTAAACTTTTCCTGCTGCTCCGGTTTTAAAACCAAAATACCTGCTCGACAATCGGGCAGGTATTTTTCGTATTTATCCTGAGAGATAAACGTCAGCTGCTGCTTGGTCGCCTGCTCAAGCGTTGCTATTGCGTCAACTTCAACAGCAGTATCACCTACATAATCACACTGAAGAAATTCAGCCAATTGTTTTAGAGAGTAGGTTGTTTTGACCATTATCCGGCTTCCTTCAAAACCAATTACTTAGCTTTATCCAGCGCCGCAGTTACTTTAGCGGTAATATCAAGCGCGGGCATTACGGTATAAACCGCCTGTGGACGCAAAATAACATCGATACCGTCGGCTTTCATAATTTCGTCCAACACAGCTTTCAACTTAGGTTGAAATTCCTGAGCCAGCTTATTGATAACCGCAGCATTTTCGCCCTGAATTTTTTTTGCCGCCAGCTGTAAATCTGCCTGCACGTATTCCATCTTTTTGCGATGCTCAGCCATTTTTTCCTGCGACCAAGTCATGCCATTGGTTTCAGCCTCTTTGGCCAAGCCCTTCAGGTCTGCCTGCAGTGATTCAATCTGGGTCATCATCTGGTTGTATTCGGCATTAGCCTTTAACTTTTCAATAGCCTGAGCAGCTTGTTTGGTACCCATCATCGCGCTTTCGTGGTTAAAAATAGCGATCTTACCGGCGAATGCCATATTCGCCATAACCAAAAGTGCGCCAACTGCGAGGATTTTTTTAATAGTCATAATGGTCTCTCTCAATTTTTTAAGTATTAGAAGCCGGTTCCGAACGAGAACTGGAAAGCCTCCGTTCGGTCATTTTCATTCCGGTGCAGAGGCACAGAATAGCTGAACGTCATTGGGCCAAACCCGGAAATCCAGGTAAAGCCAAACCCCGCAGAAGAACTCAGGTAATCAGCAGAAATCTCGTGGCAGTTTAACTGTTTAAAATTGTCTTTGCGGCAGTAACCGGAGAATACGTTACCTGCGTCAACAAAGGCCACTAACTGCATCGAGCGAGTATCTTCAATAAAGGGAATGGGCAGAATCATCTCGGCACTAAATTCCGCCAGAACGTTACCGCCGATAGAACGAACGCCACCGGTTTGGTATGCCATCAGTTTACCGGGCTCACAAATTTGATAGCTACTGTTCAGAACCTGGGGAGATGTTGGGTCTTCGCAAGCGATATAATTCGGCGAAACACCCGACAGCTCTGTCGATTGAATATTTCCATCACGATTCAGATCCGTCCAACCCGTCGGTAATGCATTGCGATTATTGTCGACAGCCGTACGATATTCCCAGGAGGGAGAACCACGCGGTCCTAAAGTAGAACGTTCAAACCCTCGCACAGAACCAAATCCGCCGGAGTAGAAATTCTCAAAAAATGGCAGCTCATCCATACTTCCGTAGCCATCGCCATAACCCAAACGCGATTTCAGACGCAAAGTAAAATCTTTAGTTAGAGGGAAGAAAATATGACCATTATAGGTAAGCTTATAGTATTCCATTTCACTGCTAGGCACCGTTGCCTCAAACTGCAAACGCTGAGAGCTCCCCCTGGTGGCTAAAATACCGCGGTTCAGCGTGATTCGGCTCCAATTAAAGGACAGAGTAGCGCTGGAAAAATCTTTACCGTATTCGTCAATAAAACCGGGCTGCGTTGCCAGCAGGTTTTCTTCGGTAATAGCGTAAGTATCAATTTCAAATTCCTGATACTGATTATTTTCTATCGGAACAGCATAACCTGATGGATTGGCGCTGGCGGCGGGAAGAGAAATATTTTCCCAATCGTACTGTGTGATATAGGAGTTGGATGAAAAGGCGCTCAGGCTAGGGCTACTGGCAATTTCCTGTGGCGCATAGCGGCCGGTTTTAATCTTCTGATTAATAAAACCCAAACCGAAGCCGACACGGGAAATTTCAGATATCGGATAGCCGAAAGTCATGTCCGCACCATAAGCATCGGTGCTGTAGCTGGACACGTTAATTTTGGAATAGTCCCGCGTACGATAATAGGCGCTCAAACCACGACTCACACCATCCGGCGTAAAGTACGGATCTGAATAGCTGTAGCTGTAAAGCGTTTGGTAAGTGTTTTTATTAATACCAAAACTCACCTGCTTACCGGTGCCCAGCCAGTTGTTTTGCTGAACACTCACACCCAGGTTTAAGCCAGTCGTCTGGGCATAACCCACGCTGGCCTGAATACTACCCGATGCTTGCTCCTCGACCGAGTAGTCGACATCAATCATATCGTCTGTGCCAAGGACATCGACGGTGTTAACCTGCACTTCTTTAAAGTACCCCAGGCGCTCCAATCGAACCTTGGATTGCTCAATGCGAGAGTTAGACGCAGAGGCTCCTTCCATCTGACGCATTTCACGGCGAAGCACTTCATCGCTGGTTTTCACATTGCCGCGGAAGTTAATCCGTCGAACATAAACGCGCTTACCAGGGTCGACAAAGAACGTCACGTCAACCGTATGCTCTTCCTGGTTTTTCTCAGGAATACCTTCCACCTTGGCGTTGGTATACCCGGAATTACCCATCATAGTCGTCACATACTCAGAGGTATCCGTCATATAACGCTGCGAGAAAGTCTCGCCTTCACGTAGCAACACAACTCGGCGCAATCGTTCCTCTGGAATAATTGGATCGCCTGCAATATCAATGCTTTTGACGGTATAGATCTCACCCTCATGAATATTCAGGGTAATAAAAACCTGTGTTTTATCCGGGCTGATAGAAATCTGACTAGAAAGCACTTCAAAATCCAGATAGCCCCGATCCAAGTAGAAGGATTCCAGGGTTTCGATATCACCGGTCAGTTTCTCTTTAGCGTACTGATCCGCACCGGATAAGGGCTTGTACCACTTACCCGTATCAATTTCGAACAGGTCGAGTAATTCTTCCTCGGGAAATACGGTATTACCGACGATATTCAAATGCTTAATACGTGCAGACTTACCCTCGTCCACTTGAATATCAATGCCCACCATATTGTTGGGCAGCTCTTCCACCTCAGCCTCAACAGACGCGCCGTAACGAGCACGGGCAACATACTGCCTTTCCAGTTCACGGGTAATCCCCTGCAGCAAATCCTGCTGCAGAATTTCACCTTCGCGCAGGTCGTTTTCTTCCATCACCTCCGTCAGCTGCTCGGTTTTGATGGCCTTGTTGCCCTCAATATTGATCGACTTAATGGAAGGGCGTTCCTGCAAGATCACAATGAGCACACGGCCTTCCCGCGCGATCTGGACTCCAGAGAAGAAGCCCGTAGAAAAGAGCGAGCGAATAATATCGCGCACATCTTCCCTGTCGATGGTTTCACCCACCTGAACCGGTAGTGCGGCAAATACCGGACTTGCCGAAACCCGCTGCAAGCCTTCTAGGCGAATATCGTCGACTCGGAAACTCTGAGCCAGTGAGGGCGCCGAGACTACAAACAGCGCTAAAAGAACCAGAAATCGCTTCATACTAATAGGGAAACTCAACAAGATATCTTCTTATTTGTTATTAATAATTACCCGCAAATCTACAGGCGTAAAATGTCGTTATAAAAGGCTATCACCATCAAACCCAGCAGCATTACCAGACCTGCCTGATAACCCAAAACCTGTATTTTTTCAGACACAGGACTACCCTTCACCCACTCGATCAAACCGTACAAAATATGACCGCCATCAAGCACTGGAATCGGCAATAAGTTAAATACACCGAGAAGAACGCTGATATAAGCAAGGACATTCACGAAGGTCCAGATACCAGCCTCCGCCGAATGGCCGACAACTTTAGCAATGCCTATCGGGCCACTCAAGTTCTTAGTGGAAATTTGGCCTAAAATCAGCTTTTTAAGGGATATCAAGACGGTCGATACCACTTCACCGGTTTCAGTTACCGCCTGCTTCATACTACCGAAAACGCCATAGTGATGTCGGCGGATCATTTCTTCCGGCCACGTTTCACTGCCCCAGGCAATGCCCATCAAACCTCGTTTACGACCCAGCGTATCTTTCACTTCGCGCGGCGTTACGGTGAGAATCTTTTGGCTAACACTGCCACCCTCTTCGGTTCGCGCTACAACAATCGTCAGTACCTGTCCTGCGCGCGTACTGATATAGCTGGACCACTGGTCGCCGCTACTGCGACTTCCACCGTCAATGCTAATAACCTTATCGCCAACCTGAAAACCACCGGCCTCAGCAGCACTGCCCGGCTCGACATGGATAACGTTTAACAGAATCTGTGGGTGATAGAATTCAATTCCCAGGCCGCCGATAACATCCGGTGCCTCCGCTCCCTTTAACCACTCGTTCAGTTGAGCCCGCGATTCGTATACAAGGTCGCTATCCGGGTACTTCACCGTAAAACTAATATCGCCGCTTTCGCCCAGACGGTTAATTAAATACAGGTCCAAAGATCGACGACTGTCTATCGTCTTACCATCGACCGCCACAATTTCCTGCCCAACCTCCAGACCAGCCTGCGCAGCAATAGACCCTGGCTCAACGTTGCCAATCACAGGAGACAGGGATACCGCTCCCTGCATTGCCAGCAGCCAATAAAATACAATAGCCAGAATAAAGTTGGCCAACGGACCCGCAGCGGCAATAGCGATACGTTGCCAAACCGGCTTCTGAGTAAAGGCGTAGGGTAGATCTTCTGGAGCGACATCACCTTCGCGCTCATCCACCATTTTGACATAGCCCCCTAGAGGAATAGAGGAGATCGCAAACTCGGTACCCTGCTTATCAGTCCAACAATACAGCCGCTTGCCAAAGCCAATAGAAAAACGCAGCACCTTAACACCACAGCGACGGGCGACATAAAAATGACCAAACTCATGCACCGCCACCAGAATCGTAATGGCGATGAGAAAATAAAAGACGGTTGTAATTGTTCCTATCACAAATAAAATCTCATGCTAGCGGCTAAGTCGCGCTATAAATGACTGCGCACTCACGCGCGCTCGTTGGTCGGCATCTTTGACCACATCTAATGAATCTGGTTCGGTACTTTGCCAGGCATCTAAAACATCGGCTATTAATTCAGCTATCTGTGCAAAGCCTATTCGCTGATCCAGAAAAGCCTCCACTCCAACCTCGTTGGCAGCATTCAACGCGGTCGCAAAATCGCCACCTTGCTTCATCGCCTCAATGGATAACTTTAAACCAGGAAAGCGCTCAAAATCCGGCGCGCTGAATTCGAGGGCATTTAAGGTGAAAAAGTTCAATGATTCAACATTGGATGCAATCCGTTGCGGCCACCCTAGGCAATTAGCGATAGGAGTACGCATATCCGGTACGCCCATCTGTGCCAGCACCGAGCCATCAGCATACTCCACCATGGAGTGCACAATGCTCTGTGGGTGAATCACAATTTGTATATCCTCTGGTTGCGCTTTGAACAACCAGCAGGCCTCAATAAATTCCAGCCCTTTATTCATCATCGTGGCGGAATCGACAGATATCTTCTGGCCCATAGACCAGTTCGGGTGCGCGCAAGCCTGCTCAGGAGTTTTACTCGCCAACTCGACAAGTGGCGCTTCCCGAAAAGGGCCACCAGAGCCGGTAAGCAAAATACGGCGAATACCCGCCTGCTTCAGGGAAGAGTAGCCAACCGGCATACACTGAAAAATGGCGTTATG
Coding sequences within:
- the lpxB gene encoding lipid-A-disaccharide synthase; its protein translation is MSGQGSAASVSLRRVGIVVGEASGDILGAGLMSELQRRFPDCVFEGVGGPRMLAMGFRSLHNMERLAVMGLVEPLKRLPELLSIRKQLRVYFSENPPDIFIGIDAPDFNLTLEEKLRNAGVVTAHYVSPSVWAWRQGRVKKIARAVDLMLTLFPFEAQFYSEHDVTVACVGHTLADEIPLDIDQGAAQKKLKLPDAPALKTIALLPGSRAAEVAYLAETFFQAATICVQKNPQLRFLMAAANESRQHQIDDVLQAFPQLPVTLFLKQSHDVMAASDVVLMASGTTTLEALLLKKPMVIAYKMASLSWMILRRLVKSPFVGLPNLLAGRMLVPELLQDQATAENLADEILSYCDNAGKVAALQKDYLDIHLSLKKNADVAAANAICELLERKKNI
- the lpxA gene encoding acyl-ACP--UDP-N-acetylglucosamine O-acyltransferase, producing MTESRIHSQALVDPGADIAPGVEIGPWSVIGPDVSIDEGTVVASHVIIKGPTRIGKNNKIYQFSSVGEDTPDLKYNGEPTRLVIGDNNIIREGVTIHRGTVQDRSETTIGNDNLLMAYVHIGHDSIIGNHCILVNNAALAGHVVVGDWAILSGYTLVHQFCHIGAHAFTGMGSAVGKDIPAYVVVTGAPGAARSINMEGLKRRGFSKDEISQLNKAFKTVYRRGLTLEKAIEELESLAASTGSLSVLIESLKSSTRGIVR
- the fabZ gene encoding 3-hydroxyacyl-ACP dehydratase FabZ — its product is MLDILEIKKYLPHRYPFLLIDRVVDLVEGESIVAYKNVTVNEEVFQGHFPNFPVFPGVLLLEAMAQACGVLGFKTMDKTPDDGSIYLYAGADKVRFKRQVVPGDRVYFEAKIVSVKRGIWKFDCIAKVDDQLVACATIMCADRAVG
- the lpxD gene encoding UDP-3-O-(3-hydroxymyristoyl)glucosamine N-acyltransferase; amino-acid sequence: MVKTTYSLKQLAEFLQCDYVGDTAVEVDAIATLEQATKQQLTFISQDKYEKYLPDCRAGILVLKPEQQEKFSGNKLLVTDPYMAYAQLSRIFESRQRVAVGIHPSAVVAESAMVAATARIGPNAVIGEFTVIGEDTEISAGCTVGDASRVGDNCLLHANVSVYAGVTIGDKVIVHSGTVLGSDGFGFAPSQQGWVKIHQLGGVRIGSRVEIGSNTSIDRGALTDTVIEDNVIIDNLVHIAHGVKVGEGTAIAGCVGIAGSTTIGKNCQIAGAVAINGHIEIADNTFFHGGTIVTKGVRESGAYASTPPMQDVRKWRRNSVRYTQLDDLANRIKDLEKAAK
- a CDS encoding OmpH family outer membrane protein — translated: MTIKKILAVGALLVMANMAFAGKIAIFNHESAMMGTKQAAQAIEKLKANAEYNQMMTQIESLQADLKGLAKEAETNGMTWSQEKMAEHRKKMEYVQADLQLAAKKIQGENAAVINKLAQEFQPKLKAVLDEIMKADGIDVILRPQAVYTVMPALDITAKVTAALDKAK
- the bamA gene encoding outer membrane protein assembly factor BamA, producing the protein MKRFLVLLALFVVSAPSLAQSFRVDDIRLEGLQRVSASPVFAALPVQVGETIDREDVRDIIRSLFSTGFFSGVQIAREGRVLIVILQERPSIKSINIEGNKAIKTEQLTEVMEENDLREGEILQQDLLQGITRELERQYVARARYGASVEAEVEELPNNMVGIDIQVDEGKSARIKHLNIVGNTVFPEEELLDLFEIDTGKWYKPLSGADQYAKEKLTGDIETLESFYLDRGYLDFEVLSSQISISPDKTQVFITLNIHEGEIYTVKSIDIAGDPIIPEERLRRVVLLREGETFSQRYMTDTSEYVTTMMGNSGYTNAKVEGIPEKNQEEHTVDVTFFVDPGKRVYVRRINFRGNVKTSDEVLRREMRQMEGASASNSRIEQSKVRLERLGYFKEVQVNTVDVLGTDDMIDVDYSVEEQASGSIQASVGYAQTTGLNLGVSVQQNNWLGTGKQVSFGINKNTYQTLYSYSYSDPYFTPDGVSRGLSAYYRTRDYSKINVSSYSTDAYGADMTFGYPISEISRVGFGLGFINQKIKTGRYAPQEIASSPSLSAFSSNSYITQYDWENISLPAASANPSGYAVPIENNQYQEFEIDTYAITEENLLATQPGFIDEYGKDFSSATLSFNWSRITLNRGILATRGSSQRLQFEATVPSSEMEYYKLTYNGHIFFPLTKDFTLRLKSRLGYGDGYGSMDELPFFENFYSGGFGSVRGFERSTLGPRGSPSWEYRTAVDNNRNALPTGWTDLNRDGNIQSTELSGVSPNYIACEDPTSPQVLNSSYQICEPGKLMAYQTGGVRSIGGNVLAEFSAEMILPIPFIEDTRSMQLVAFVDAGNVFSGYCRKDNFKQLNCHEISADYLSSSAGFGFTWISGFGPMTFSYSVPLHRNENDRTEAFQFSFGTGF
- the rseP gene encoding RIP metalloprotease RseP; the protein is MGTITTVFYFLIAITILVAVHEFGHFYVARRCGVKVLRFSIGFGKRLYCWTDKQGTEFAISSIPLGGYVKMVDEREGDVAPEDLPYAFTQKPVWQRIAIAAAGPLANFILAIVFYWLLAMQGAVSLSPVIGNVEPGSIAAQAGLEVGQEIVAVDGKTIDSRRSLDLYLINRLGESGDISFTVKYPDSDLVYESRAQLNEWLKGAEAPDVIGGLGIEFYHPQILLNVIHVEPGSAAEAGGFQVGDKVISIDGGSRSSGDQWSSYISTRAGQVLTIVVARTEEGGSVSQKILTVTPREVKDTLGRKRGLMGIAWGSETWPEEMIRRHHYGVFGSMKQAVTETGEVVSTVLISLKKLILGQISTKNLSGPIGIAKVVGHSAEAGIWTFVNVLAYISVLLGVFNLLPIPVLDGGHILYGLIEWVKGSPVSEKIQVLGYQAGLVMLLGLMVIAFYNDILRL
- the ispC gene encoding 1-deoxy-D-xylulose-5-phosphate reductoisomerase, which translates into the protein MQQITVLGSTGSIGVSTLDVIRSHPDRFTVYALGANCQDKLILGQCLAFKPVYAVLNDEVAAGRLRSALLAQGSKTQVLSGEQGLIDIASANDVQVVVAAIVGAAGLDSTLAAVRAGKRVLLANKESLVMSGKLFTDAVDKYSAELLPVDSEHNAIFQCMPVGYSSLKQAGIRRILLTGSGGPFREAPLVELASKTPEQACAHPNWSMGQKISVDSATMMNKGLEFIEACWLFKAQPEDIQIVIHPQSIVHSMVEYADGSVLAQMGVPDMRTPIANCLGWPQRIASNVESLNFFTLNALEFSAPDFERFPGLKLSIEAMKQGGDFATALNAANEVGVEAFLDQRIGFAQIAELIADVLDAWQSTEPDSLDVVKDADQRARVSAQSFIARLSR